In the genome of Rhodoferax fermentans, one region contains:
- the arsC gene encoding arsenate reductase (glutaredoxin) (This arsenate reductase requires both glutathione and glutaredoxin to convert arsenate to arsenite, after which the efflux transporter formed by ArsA and ArsB can extrude the arsenite from the cell, providing resistance.) — translation MTITIYHNPACGTSRNTLSLIRNSGVEPEVIEYLKTPPDKATLQALMSSMGINPRALLREKGTPYDELGLADPKWTGDQLVDFMLAHPILINRPVVVTPLGTRLCRPSEVVLDILPNPQKGAFAKEDGEKVIDDKGNRV, via the coding sequence ATGACCATCACCATCTACCACAACCCTGCCTGCGGCACCTCCCGCAACACCCTGTCCTTGATCCGCAATTCTGGCGTGGAGCCCGAAGTCATCGAGTACCTGAAAACCCCGCCTGACAAGGCAACCCTGCAGGCCTTGATGTCATCCATGGGCATCAACCCCCGTGCATTGCTCCGAGAAAAAGGCACGCCCTACGACGAGCTGGGCCTGGCCGATCCCAAGTGGACCGGTGACCAACTGGTGGACTTCATGCTGGCACATCCGATCTTGATCAACCGCCCGGTGGTTGTGACACCTTTGGGAACCCGGCTGTGCCGCCCCAGCGAAGTGGTGCTGGACATTCTGCCCAATCCGCAGAAAGGCGCGTTTGCCAAAGAAGACGGTGAGAAAGTGATTGATGACAAGGGCAACCGCGTCTGA
- the arsB gene encoding ACR3 family arsenite efflux transporter: MSAQCEVTGKRAAGAPMSVFERFLSVWVALCIVVGIALGQLFPALFQAVGRMEVAQVNLPVGALIWVMIIPMLVKVDFGALHEVRQHLKGIGVTLFVNWLVKPFSMAFLAWLFIRTLFAPWLPPDQIDSYVAGLILLAAAPCTAMVFVWSRLTGGDPLFTLSQVALNDSIMVIAFAPLVAFLLGLSSITVPWDTLLISVALYIVIPVILAQGLRKTLLKQGQAAFDAAMEKIGPWSITALLATLVLLFAFQGEAILKQPLIIALLAVPILIQVVFNSGLAYWLNRAVGEKHAIACPSALIGASNFFELAVAAAISLFGFNSGAALATVVGVLIEVPVMLLVVNVVNRSKGWYERGTAVPRN, translated from the coding sequence ATGAGTGCCCAGTGTGAAGTCACCGGCAAACGCGCCGCGGGTGCGCCCATGAGTGTGTTTGAGCGTTTTCTCTCGGTCTGGGTGGCGCTGTGCATCGTGGTGGGCATTGCGCTGGGTCAGCTCTTTCCGGCGCTGTTTCAGGCCGTTGGCCGGATGGAAGTGGCTCAGGTTAACCTGCCGGTGGGCGCTCTGATCTGGGTGATGATCATCCCGATGTTGGTGAAAGTTGATTTCGGTGCGCTGCACGAGGTGCGCCAGCACCTCAAAGGCATTGGTGTCACGCTCTTTGTCAACTGGCTGGTCAAACCGTTCAGCATGGCGTTTCTGGCCTGGTTGTTCATCCGCACGCTGTTTGCGCCGTGGCTGCCGCCCGACCAGATCGACAGTTATGTGGCCGGGTTGATCCTGCTGGCCGCGGCGCCCTGTACCGCCATGGTGTTTGTCTGGAGCCGCCTCACCGGGGGCGACCCGTTGTTCACCCTGAGCCAGGTGGCGCTCAACGACAGCATCATGGTCATCGCCTTTGCTCCGCTGGTGGCGTTTTTGCTGGGTTTGTCGAGCATCACCGTGCCCTGGGACACGCTGCTGATCTCGGTGGCGCTGTACATCGTGATTCCGGTGATCTTGGCGCAGGGGCTGCGCAAAACCCTGCTCAAACAAGGTCAGGCCGCTTTTGATGCCGCCATGGAGAAGATCGGCCCCTGGTCCATCACCGCACTGCTGGCCACGCTGGTGCTGCTGTTTGCGTTCCAGGGCGAGGCGATTCTGAAGCAACCTCTCATCATTGCCCTGCTGGCGGTGCCGATCCTGATCCAGGTGGTGTTCAACTCCGGCCTGGCGTACTGGCTGAACCGCGCCGTGGGTGAAAAACACGCCATTGCTTGTCCGTCAGCCTTGATTGGCGCCAGCAACTTCTTCGAACTGGCCGTGGCCGCCGCCATCAGCCTGTTTGGCTTCAACTCCGGCGCCGCCCTGGCCACCGTGGTGGGCGTGTTGATTGAGGTGCCGGTGATGCTGCTGGTGGTGAATGTGGTCAACCGATCAAAGGGGTGGTACGAGCGCGGCACCGCTGTGCCAAGGAACTGA
- a CDS encoding arsenate reductase ArsC, translating to MSDKPLNVLFLCTHNSARSILAEAILNHIGRGRFKGFSAGSSPRANQQPNPLGLQVLQQAGISIEGLHSKSWDEFGQPDAPHMDLVITVCDNAAGEVCPYWPGQPATAHWGYPDPSAGDGTDAQKLEAFRQTLHLLKRRLELLISLPTDKLAKTMLQNTARELSKAD from the coding sequence ATGTCCGATAAACCCTTGAACGTCCTGTTTTTGTGCACCCACAACTCTGCCCGCAGCATCTTGGCCGAAGCCATCCTGAACCACATTGGCCGGGGTCGTTTCAAAGGCTTCTCTGCCGGCAGCAGCCCGCGTGCCAACCAGCAACCCAACCCGCTGGGCCTGCAGGTCTTGCAGCAGGCTGGCATCAGCATCGAGGGTTTGCACAGCAAAAGTTGGGACGAGTTTGGCCAGCCCGACGCGCCGCACATGGATTTGGTCATCACCGTGTGCGACAACGCCGCCGGTGAAGTCTGCCCCTACTGGCCCGGCCAGCCTGCCACTGCGCATTGGGGCTACCCCGACCCGTCCGCCGGGGACGGCACCGACGCACAAAAGCTCGAAGCCTTCCGCCAGACCCTGCACCTGCTCAAGCGTCGGCTGGAGTTGCTGATCAGCCTGCCGACCGACAAGCTGGCCAAAACCATGCTGCAAAACACGGCGCGCGAGCTGTCGAAAGCCGACTGA